From the genome of Halorussus sp. MSC15.2, one region includes:
- a CDS encoding phage baseplate plug protein, translated as MTVETIPIPTEKAKRKEPIRLETTELDAWPGHRFEIRFDWNGQLDRWVLRLTHVETGREFVRAPACLMREYALDPYVTFVLFDPANQAERVTPENLGDGVELGVFPGPGGGS; from the coding sequence ATGACTGTAGAAACGATTCCGATTCCGACCGAGAAGGCGAAGCGCAAGGAGCCGATTCGGCTCGAGACGACCGAACTCGACGCGTGGCCCGGCCACCGATTCGAGATTCGGTTCGACTGGAACGGACAACTCGACCGATGGGTCCTTCGACTCACTCACGTCGAGACCGGCCGGGAGTTCGTGCGGGCACCCGCCTGCCTCATGCGTGAGTACGCGCTCGACCCGTACGTCACCTTCGTGTTGTTCGACCCGGCGAATCAGGCCGAACGGGTGACGCCCGAGAACCTCGGTGACGGGGTCGAACTCGGCGTCTTCCCGGGACCCGGAGGTGGTAGCTGA
- a CDS encoding phage baseplate protein: MFRPQFTASDDETTMLVGDVTLENVTKVSERGGQQAPTKKTEKGFSYGTSVGPEPISATFEAVVAPEKYAQLADIRNADEPFPVTVGFVSLGKCKLDDLQIDQQASTTSHYSVRISVTQIREARTRTTTLVIDSTDGSGDGSVFTGDSGAADPSLARSNKKSLWGDVSVTDTVNDIADAIGF, from the coding sequence ATGTTTCGACCCCAGTTTACGGCATCGGACGACGAGACGACGATGCTCGTCGGCGACGTCACGCTCGAAAACGTGACGAAGGTAAGCGAGCGCGGCGGCCAGCAGGCTCCGACAAAGAAGACCGAGAAGGGTTTCTCGTACGGGACCTCTGTCGGGCCCGAGCCCATCTCGGCCACGTTCGAGGCCGTCGTCGCCCCCGAGAAGTACGCGCAACTCGCTGACATCCGTAACGCCGACGAGCCGTTTCCGGTCACGGTCGGGTTCGTCTCGCTCGGCAAGTGCAAGCTAGACGACCTCCAAATAGACCAGCAGGCGTCCACGACCAGCCACTACTCGGTTCGCATCTCCGTCACCCAGATACGGGAGGCCAGAACGAGAACCACGACGCTGGTCATCGACTCGACCGACGGAAGCGGTGACGGGTCGGTGTTCACCGGTGACTCCGGTGCCGCCGACCCGTCGCTGGCGCGCTCGAACAAGAAGTCGCTGTGGGGGGACGTGAGCGTCACGGACACCGTCAACGACATCGCCGACGCAATTGGGTTCTAA